AAACTGTATAACTATGGAGAAAATATGGAGACTTTATGTTGATAATGTGTTTTGACCCTGAAATGGTTGACAGTGGCCTGCATAATCTTTAATTGGTGTCTTTAAAAATTGATAAAGCCAAACCAGCCGTGAGGTTGGGACGGAAAGCCGAGGATCTCCAAGAGACAGCCTGGCCGCCTGAAAAATACGGAACCGATCTGTATGAATTGCAGGTCGGTTTTGATTTTATGGGGCCTGATAAACCACAGGCAAAAATTATTATGAGAAGGACGATAAAAATGGAAAATCAGAAAAAAGACGTGATCGCACCAACCCATTTGAAGAAGGAACTTGATGCCAGCGCCCTTGACACGCTTATCGAACCGTTGGATGAACTTGACTTGGGAGTTCTACCGATGGACGAAATAGATGCTGATGAAATCTAAAACGGATAGTAAACTTAATAAATTCTTTCACCTTTTTGGATATCACCGAACCAATGTTCAAAGGTCTGATTGTAGAGTGTCCAGACGATAAAGTTCGAAATGCCCCATGTGACCGATAATGCATTTTCCGGACAACCAGTGACGCACCGATAGCAACGGAAGCAATTTTTGCCCACTATTGGCATAGGAGACAGCTTCATACTACCTGTTGGACATTCCTTTTCACACCACTTGCATTCTGTGCATTTAATTTCATTAACTTTGGGTTTGGGCATAAGGAAGCGCAGCAGTGTGTCATTTAAAATTGCTCCAACAATCTGATAAAAGCTAAATCCGCGCTTCAGGGCGTCAGGTCTGCTTTCCGGCAGAAGGTTTTTACTGCCTGTAGACAGATGGGTGAGAAGATTTTTCGCGAATTCTTTCGATTTTAAGAGATCTTGTTCATTTGGCCGGTCCGGAAATCTTCCTACTAAACAAGGAGCTGGATGAAAACATGTGCCACGGCAAAGAAATCCACCAAGTACATCCGCTTTTTTTCTCATAAATGGAATTGCTAAATCATAAAGTACCCTCCCTGGAGCTCCGCCTGAAGTAGAGAAAACAAATACCTTTTTATTGTCCATATCAGGTAATGAGTTGAGATAATCCGTTATTATGGAAGGAGCTTGGCTTTCAAAGCATGGCGCTCCCACACCAATCAAGTCGGAGTCAATAAAATCAGCTTGAGTCGCATTTTTAAATGATATTGTTCTCGCGGTATGGTTCTCAGAATTAAATACTTCTGTCATCGTTTTAGCGACTTTACGCGTGTTTCCGGTCTGAGAAAAATAAATTATGTTAATTTTCATGATGCCTATCCTTTCATTGGGTTAGTATAGCAAGGCCACAGAAAACTTATCTCGGGGTGAAAACCCAATATCAGAAGGTAGGATAAGTTATTTGATTAAGCTATCGGTGTAAGTATGCATTTACAGCTTCTACCATTGCGTTCGGAGGTCATTTTTACCTTAAATTGATCTGCCGCCCACGTTGGATAGATGCTCTGGCATCCAATTCTGCTAAGTTCGCCGGTTTTTTTAAAGTCGAGAATTTTGCATCTTGGTATATCGAATACCGTTTTTTGTTTGTTCATTTCTGAAACTGTAAATGGTGTCAGCCATTGCAATTGGTAGGAAAACTCTTTGCTTGTCATAAGAAATGCGTATCCCGGAGCAATTCTTCTCACCATTCCCAAAAATGTCGTAGCCGGCCCGGCGTTTTTTTGCTTTAGCCCTTCAATCTCAACATTCTTGAATTTTTCGATTCCGTCCTTCCCAATTTCTTTGCGAATGAAATTATAGGCACTTTTATCTACCCAGATATAATTGCTATAAGCGGTCTCGTATTTTTCTTTAAAGGATCCCGCTTCAGGGATTGGCTTCAATCCTTCATCCCATGTCTTCTGCAGTTCCTTAATTGCGTTGTCAGTCAAATGCATTTTGATAAAAGGCTGCACCATGCTTTTCATAAATTCAATACCTTCCAAGGCCTTTTCGTACTTTTCTTTGTAAGGCATTTCCTTAAATTTCGGCATCTTTTACCTCCTTTTGAATTTTCAAAATGGTAGTTGGCATGCCTGATTCGTATCTTTCAGAAAAAATTCGAAAGGGCATGCAAATGCACTTATTGGAAGAATTACAGCCCGTTGGGTGGATGCTGAATTGCGCTTTGAAGCGGAGTTTTACGCGCTGGCGGCAACTATATTTAAAAAATCATGGGGAGCTTGAGTGCTGAAGTGCACATGCTG
This window of the uncultured Desulfosarcina sp. genome carries:
- a CDS encoding EFR1 family ferrodoxin (N-terminal region resembles flavodoxins. C-terminal ferrodoxin region binds two 4Fe-4S clusters.) → MKINIIYFSQTGNTRKVAKTMTEVFNSENHTARTISFKNATQADFIDSDLIGVGAPCFESQAPSIITDYLNSLPDMDNKKVFVFSTSGGAPGRVLYDLAIPFMRKKADVLGGFLCRGTCFHPAPCLVGRFPDRPNEQDLLKSKEFAKNLLTHLSTGSKNLLPESRPDALKRGFSFYQIVGAILNDTLLRFLMPKPKVNEIKCTECKWCEKECPTGSMKLSPMPIVGKNCFRCYRCVTGCPENALSVTWGISNFIVWTLYNQTFEHWFGDIQKGERIY